From Neomonachus schauinslandi chromosome 12, ASM220157v2, whole genome shotgun sequence, the proteins below share one genomic window:
- the CHPF2 gene encoding chondroitin sulfate glucuronyltransferase isoform X2: MAGPTTMRLSSLLAVLRPALPLILGLSLGCSLSLLRVSWIQGEGEDPCVEAVGEPGVPHNPDSRTGLDQSDEDFKPRIVPYYRDPNKPYKKVLRTRYIQTELGSRERLLVAVLTSRATLSTLAVAVNRTVAHHFPRLLYFTGQRGARTPAGMQVVSHGDERPAWLMSETLRHLHTHFGADYDWFFIMQDDTYVQAPRLAALAGHLSINQDLYLGRAEEFIGAGEQARYCHGGFGYLLSRSLLLRLRPHLDGCRGDILSARPDEWLGRCLIDSLGIGCVSQHQAQIQNLTVLTPEGEAGLSWPIGLPAPFTPHSRFEVLGWDYFTEQHTFSCADGSPKCPLQGASKADVGDAVETALEQLNRRYQPRLRFQKQRLLNGYRRFDPARGMEYTLDLLLEAVTQRGHRRALARRVSLLRPLSRVEILPMPYVTEATRVQLVLPLPAAEAAAALAFLEAFAAGVLEPRDHALLTLLLVYGPREGGRGAPDPFVGVKAAAAELERRYPGTRLAWLAVRAEAPSQVRLMDVVSKKHPVDTLFFLTTVWTRPGPEVLNRCRMNAISGWQAFFPVHFQEFNPALAPQRSPPGPPGAGPDPPSPPGADPARGAPVGGRFDRHASAEGCFYNADYLAARARLAGELAGQEEEEALEGLEVMDVFLRFSGLHLFRAVEPGLVQKFSLRDCSPRLSEELYHRCRLSNLEGLGGRAQLAVALFEPEQANST, encoded by the exons ATGGCAGGGCCTACCACCATGCGACTGAGCTCCCTGTTGGCTGTGCTTCGACCAGCACTGCCCCTCATCCTAGGGCTGTCTCTGGGATGCAGCCTGAGCCTCTTACGGGTTTCCTGGATCCAGGGTGAGGGAGAAGATCCTTGTGTAGAAGCTGTGGGGGAACCAGGAGTGCCACATAATCCAGACTCAAGAACTGGACTCGACCAAAGTGATGAAGACTTCAAACCCCGGATTGTCCCTTACTACAGGGATCCCAACAAGCCCTATAAGAAGGTGCTCAG GACTCGGTATATCCAGACAGAGCTGGGCTCTCGGGAGCGGTTGCTGGTGGCTGTCCTGACCTCCAGGGCTACCCTGTCCACTCTGGCTGTGGCTGTCAACCGCACAGTGGCCCACCACTTCCCCCGATTACTGTACTTCACGGGGCAGCGAGGGGCGCGGACTCCTGCAGGAATGCAGGTGGTATCTCACGGGGACGAACGGCCAGCCTGGCTCATGTCAGAGACCCTGCGCCATCTCCACACACACTTTGGGGCCGACTACGACTGGTTCTTCATCATGCAGGATGACACGTATGTACAGGCCCCCCGCCTGGCAGCCCTTGCTGGCCACCTCAGCATCAACCAAGACCTGTACTTGGGCCGAGCCGAGGAGTTTATTGGCGCAGGCGAGCAGGCCCGGTACTGCCACGGGGGCTTTGGCTACCTGTTGTCACGGAGTCTCCTGCTTCGATTGCGGCCCCATCTGGACGGCTGCCGAGGAGACATTCTCAGTGCCCGTCCTGATGAGTGGCTTGGCCGCTGCCTCATCGACTCTCTGGGCATCGGCTGTGTCTCCCAGCACCAG GCTCAGATCCAGAACCTGACCGTGCTGACCCCTGAGGGCGAGGCAGGGCTGAGCTGGCCCATCGGGCTCCCGGCCCCTTTCACACCACACTCTCGATTTGAGGTGCTGGGCTGGGACTACTTCACAGAGCAGCATACCTTCTCCTGTGCAGACGGGTCCCCCAAGTGCCCACTGCAGGGGGCCAGCAAGGCCGATGTGGGTGACGCCGTGGAGACTGCTTTGGAGCAGCTAAATCGGCGCTACCAGCCCCGCCTGCGCTTTCAGAAGCAGCGGCTGCTCAACGGCTATCGGCGCTTCGACCCGGCGCGGGGCATGGAGTACACCCTGGACCTCCTGCTGGAAGCCGTGACGCAGCGCGGGCACCGGCGGGCCCTGGCCCGCAGGGTCAGCCTGCTGCGGCCGCTGAGCCGGGTGGAGATCCTGCCCATGCCCTATGTCACGGAGGCCACCCGCGTGCAGCTCGTGCTGCCGCTCCCGGCGGCCGAAGCCGCCGCAGCCCTGGCTTTCCTGGAGGCCTTTGCGGCCGGTGTCCTGGAGCCACGAGACCACGCGCTGCTCACCCTGCTGCTGGTCTACGGACCCCGGGAAGGTGGCCGAGGGGCCCCAGACCCATTCGTTGGGGTGAAGGCAGCAGCGGCCGAGTTAGAGCGACGGTACCCGGGGACCAGGCTGGCCTGGCTCGCCGTGCGCGCAGAGGCCCCTTCCCAGGTGCGGCTCATGGACGTGGTCTCTAAGAAGCACCCCGTGGACACACTCTTCTTCCTCACCACCGTGTGGACCAGGCCCGGGCCCGAAGTCCTCAACCGTTGCCGAATGAACGCCATCTCTGGCTGGCAGGCCTTCTTCCCGGTGCATTTCCAGGAGTTCAACCCTGCCCTGGCACCACAGAGATCTCCGCCAGGGCCCCCGGGAGCCGGCCCTGACCCCCCGTCCCCTCCCGGTGCCGACCCTGCCCGGGGGGCTCCCGTAGGAGGCAGGTTTGACCGGCACGCGTCTGCGGAGGGCTGCTTCTACAACGCCGACTACCTGGCGGCCCGAGCCCGGCTGGCGGGTGAactggcaggccaggaagaggaggaagccctggaggggctggaggtgaTGGATGTTTTCCTCCGGTTCTCAGGGCTCCACCTCTTCCGGGCCGTGGAGCCAGGGCTGGTGCAGAAGTTCTCCCTGCGGGACTGTAGCCCACGGCTCAGCGAGGAGCTCTACCACCGCTGCCGCCTCAGCAacctggaggggctggggggccgggCGCAGCTCGCCGTGGCGCTGTTTGAGCCCGAGCAGGCCAACAGCACCTAG
- the SMARCD3 gene encoding SWI/SNF-related matrix-associated actin-dependent regulator of chromatin subfamily D member 3 produces MAADEVAGGARKATKSKLFEFLVHGVRPGMPSGARMPHQGAPMGPPGSPYMGSPAVRPGLAPAGMEPARKRAAPPPGQSQAQSQGQPVPTAPARSRSAKRRKMADKILPQRIRELVPESQAYMDLLAFERKLDQTIMRKRVDIQEALKRPMKQKRKLRLYISNTFNPAKPDAEDSDGSIASWELRVEGKLLDDPSKQKRKFSSFFKSLVIELDKDLYGPDNHLVEWHRTPTTQETDGFQVKRPGDLSVRCTLLLMLDYQPPQFKLDPRLARLLGLHTQSRSAIVQALWQYVKTNRLQDSHDKEYINGDKYFQQIFDCPRLKFSEIPQRLTALLLPPDPIVINHVISVDPSDQKKTACYDIDVEVEEPLKGQMSSFLLSTANQQEISALDSKIHETIESINQLKIQRDFMLSFSRDPKGYIQDLLRSQSRDLKVMTDVAGNPEEERRAEFYHQPWSQEAVSRYFYCKIQQRRQELEQSLVVRNT; encoded by the exons ATGGCCGCGGACGAAGTTGCCGGAGGGGCGCGCAAAGCCACGAAAAGCAAACTTTTTGAGTTTCTGGTCCATGGGGTG cgCCCCGGGATGCCGTCTGGAGCCCGGATGCCCCACCAGGGGGCGCCCATGGGCCCCCCGGGCTCCCCGTACATGGGCAGCCCCGCCGTGCGACCCGGCCTGGCCCCCGCGGGCATGGAGCCCGCCCGCAAGCGAGCAGCGCCCCCGCCCGGCCAGAGCCAGGCCCAGAGCCAGGGCCAGCCGGTGCCCACCGCCCCCGCGCGGAGCCGCAG tgCCAAGAGGAGGAAGATGGCTGACAAAATCCTCCCTCAAAGG ATCCGGGAGCTGGTCCCCGAGTCCCAGGCTTATATGGACCTCCTGGCATTTGAGAGGAAACTGGATCAAACCATCATGCGGAAGCGGGTGGACATCCAGGAGGCTCTAAAGAGGCCAATGAAG CAAAAGCGGAAGCTGCGTCTTTATATCTCCAATACTTTTAACCCTGCGAAGCCCGATGCTGAAGATTCTGATGGCAGCATTGCCTCCTGGGAGCTGCGGGTGGAGGGGAAGCTCCTGGATGAC CCCAGCAAGCAGAAGCGGaagttctcttccttcttcaaGAGTTTGGTCATTGAGCTGGACAAAGACCTTTATGGCCCCGACAACCACCTAGTTGAG TGGCACCGGACACCCACCACCCAGGAGACGGATGGGTTCCAGGTGAAGAGGCCGGGGGACCTGAGTGTACGCTGCACACTGCTCCTCATGCTGGACTACCAG CCTCCCCAGTTCAAACTGGATCCCCGCCTGGCTCGGCTGCTGGGATTGCACACACAGAGCCGCTCAGCCATCGTGCAGGCCCTGTGGCAGTATGTGAAGACCAACAGGCTGCAGGACTCGCATGACAAGGAATACATCAATGGGGACAAATACTTCCAGCAG ATTTTTGATTGCCCGCGGCTGAAGTTTTCTGAGATTCCCCAGCGCCTCACAGCTCTGCTATTGCCCCCTGACCCTATTGTCATCAACCACGTCATCAG CGTGGACCCGTCGGACCAGAAGAAGACGGCGTGCTATGATATTGATGTGGAGGTAGAGGAGCCACTGAAGGGACAGATGAGCAGCTTCCTCCTGTCCACGGCCAACCAGCAGGAGATCAGCGCTCTGGACAGTAAG ATCCATGAGACGATTGAGTCCATAAACCAGCTCAAGATCCAGAGGGACTTCATGCTAAGCTTCTCCAGAGACCCCAAAGGCTACATCCAAGACCTGCTCCGCTCCCAGAGCCGGGACCTCAAG GTGATGACAGATGTGGCAGGCAACCCGGAGGAGGAGCGCCGGGCTGAGTTCTACCACCAGCCCTGGTCCCAGGAAGCCGTCAGCCGCTATTTCTACTGCAAG ATCCAGCAGCGCAGGCAGGAGCTGGAGCAGTCGCTGGTTGTACGCAACACCTAG
- the CHPF2 gene encoding chondroitin sulfate glucuronyltransferase isoform X1, protein MAGPTTMRLSSLLAVLRPALPLILGLSLGCSLSLLRVSWIQGEGEDPCVEAVGEPGVPHNPDSRTGLDQSDEDFKPRIVPYYRDPNKPYKKVLRTRYIQTELGSRERLLVAVLTSRATLSTLAVAVNRTVAHHFPRLLYFTGQRGARTPAGMQVVSHGDERPAWLMSETLRHLHTHFGADYDWFFIMQDDTYVQAPRLAALAGHLSINQDLYLGRAEEFIGAGEQARYCHGGFGYLLSRSLLLRLRPHLDGCRGDILSARPDEWLGRCLIDSLGIGCVSQHQGQQYRSFELAKNRDPEKEGSSAFLSAFAVHPVSEGALMYRLHKRFSALELERAYSEIEQLQAQIQNLTVLTPEGEAGLSWPIGLPAPFTPHSRFEVLGWDYFTEQHTFSCADGSPKCPLQGASKADVGDAVETALEQLNRRYQPRLRFQKQRLLNGYRRFDPARGMEYTLDLLLEAVTQRGHRRALARRVSLLRPLSRVEILPMPYVTEATRVQLVLPLPAAEAAAALAFLEAFAAGVLEPRDHALLTLLLVYGPREGGRGAPDPFVGVKAAAAELERRYPGTRLAWLAVRAEAPSQVRLMDVVSKKHPVDTLFFLTTVWTRPGPEVLNRCRMNAISGWQAFFPVHFQEFNPALAPQRSPPGPPGAGPDPPSPPGADPARGAPVGGRFDRHASAEGCFYNADYLAARARLAGELAGQEEEEALEGLEVMDVFLRFSGLHLFRAVEPGLVQKFSLRDCSPRLSEELYHRCRLSNLEGLGGRAQLAVALFEPEQANST, encoded by the exons ATGGCAGGGCCTACCACCATGCGACTGAGCTCCCTGTTGGCTGTGCTTCGACCAGCACTGCCCCTCATCCTAGGGCTGTCTCTGGGATGCAGCCTGAGCCTCTTACGGGTTTCCTGGATCCAGGGTGAGGGAGAAGATCCTTGTGTAGAAGCTGTGGGGGAACCAGGAGTGCCACATAATCCAGACTCAAGAACTGGACTCGACCAAAGTGATGAAGACTTCAAACCCCGGATTGTCCCTTACTACAGGGATCCCAACAAGCCCTATAAGAAGGTGCTCAG GACTCGGTATATCCAGACAGAGCTGGGCTCTCGGGAGCGGTTGCTGGTGGCTGTCCTGACCTCCAGGGCTACCCTGTCCACTCTGGCTGTGGCTGTCAACCGCACAGTGGCCCACCACTTCCCCCGATTACTGTACTTCACGGGGCAGCGAGGGGCGCGGACTCCTGCAGGAATGCAGGTGGTATCTCACGGGGACGAACGGCCAGCCTGGCTCATGTCAGAGACCCTGCGCCATCTCCACACACACTTTGGGGCCGACTACGACTGGTTCTTCATCATGCAGGATGACACGTATGTACAGGCCCCCCGCCTGGCAGCCCTTGCTGGCCACCTCAGCATCAACCAAGACCTGTACTTGGGCCGAGCCGAGGAGTTTATTGGCGCAGGCGAGCAGGCCCGGTACTGCCACGGGGGCTTTGGCTACCTGTTGTCACGGAGTCTCCTGCTTCGATTGCGGCCCCATCTGGACGGCTGCCGAGGAGACATTCTCAGTGCCCGTCCTGATGAGTGGCTTGGCCGCTGCCTCATCGACTCTCTGGGCATCGGCTGTGTCTCCCAGCACCAG GGGCAGCAGTATCGTTCATTTGAACTGGCCAAAAATAGGGACCCTGAGAAGGAGGGGAGCTCGGCTTTCCTGAGTGCCTTCGCAGTGCACCCCGTCTCCGAGGGAGCCCTCATGTACAGGCTGCATAAGCGCTTCAGTGCTCTGGAGCTGGAGCGGGCGTACAGCGAGATAGAGCAACTGCAG GCTCAGATCCAGAACCTGACCGTGCTGACCCCTGAGGGCGAGGCAGGGCTGAGCTGGCCCATCGGGCTCCCGGCCCCTTTCACACCACACTCTCGATTTGAGGTGCTGGGCTGGGACTACTTCACAGAGCAGCATACCTTCTCCTGTGCAGACGGGTCCCCCAAGTGCCCACTGCAGGGGGCCAGCAAGGCCGATGTGGGTGACGCCGTGGAGACTGCTTTGGAGCAGCTAAATCGGCGCTACCAGCCCCGCCTGCGCTTTCAGAAGCAGCGGCTGCTCAACGGCTATCGGCGCTTCGACCCGGCGCGGGGCATGGAGTACACCCTGGACCTCCTGCTGGAAGCCGTGACGCAGCGCGGGCACCGGCGGGCCCTGGCCCGCAGGGTCAGCCTGCTGCGGCCGCTGAGCCGGGTGGAGATCCTGCCCATGCCCTATGTCACGGAGGCCACCCGCGTGCAGCTCGTGCTGCCGCTCCCGGCGGCCGAAGCCGCCGCAGCCCTGGCTTTCCTGGAGGCCTTTGCGGCCGGTGTCCTGGAGCCACGAGACCACGCGCTGCTCACCCTGCTGCTGGTCTACGGACCCCGGGAAGGTGGCCGAGGGGCCCCAGACCCATTCGTTGGGGTGAAGGCAGCAGCGGCCGAGTTAGAGCGACGGTACCCGGGGACCAGGCTGGCCTGGCTCGCCGTGCGCGCAGAGGCCCCTTCCCAGGTGCGGCTCATGGACGTGGTCTCTAAGAAGCACCCCGTGGACACACTCTTCTTCCTCACCACCGTGTGGACCAGGCCCGGGCCCGAAGTCCTCAACCGTTGCCGAATGAACGCCATCTCTGGCTGGCAGGCCTTCTTCCCGGTGCATTTCCAGGAGTTCAACCCTGCCCTGGCACCACAGAGATCTCCGCCAGGGCCCCCGGGAGCCGGCCCTGACCCCCCGTCCCCTCCCGGTGCCGACCCTGCCCGGGGGGCTCCCGTAGGAGGCAGGTTTGACCGGCACGCGTCTGCGGAGGGCTGCTTCTACAACGCCGACTACCTGGCGGCCCGAGCCCGGCTGGCGGGTGAactggcaggccaggaagaggaggaagccctggaggggctggaggtgaTGGATGTTTTCCTCCGGTTCTCAGGGCTCCACCTCTTCCGGGCCGTGGAGCCAGGGCTGGTGCAGAAGTTCTCCCTGCGGGACTGTAGCCCACGGCTCAGCGAGGAGCTCTACCACCGCTGCCGCCTCAGCAacctggaggggctggggggccgggCGCAGCTCGCCGTGGCGCTGTTTGAGCCCGAGCAGGCCAACAGCACCTAG